In one Streptomyces venezuelae genomic region, the following are encoded:
- a CDS encoding plasmid mobilization protein: protein MPTETGGIEPSSNEPHQLAPRRRLRDKQLRERRVHPRYNDDEFALVQNAAALSRMALGGYVAECSLAAARSDDPTAAVADYRAMIKALMASNGQLGQIGNNLNQLTWHLHKDGAWPHPDTVQRLLDRVEASVAELDTAIAQVTEGR, encoded by the coding sequence GTGCCGACCGAGACAGGGGGCATCGAGCCGTCGTCGAACGAGCCGCATCAGCTTGCACCGCGTCGCCGTCTGCGTGACAAGCAGCTGCGCGAGCGCCGCGTCCACCCCCGCTACAACGACGACGAGTTCGCCCTTGTCCAGAACGCCGCCGCTCTGAGCCGCATGGCGCTCGGCGGCTACGTGGCCGAGTGCTCGCTCGCCGCCGCCCGCTCCGACGACCCCACCGCAGCCGTCGCCGACTACCGCGCCATGATCAAGGCACTCATGGCCTCCAACGGGCAGCTCGGCCAGATCGGCAACAACCTCAACCAGCTCACCTGGCACCTCCACAAGGACGGCGCCTGGCCCCACCCCGACACCGTCCAACGGCTTCTGGACCGCGTCGAGGCGTCAGTCGCCGAGCTGGACACCGCCATCGCTCAGGTCACTGAGGGGCGGTGA